The Rissa tridactyla isolate bRisTri1 chromosome 1, bRisTri1.patW.cur.20221130, whole genome shotgun sequence DNA segment AATAGTTTAAATCAAATTGttcaaaaaaccaacacattaagttgttcatttgaaaaacaagacATTTAGAGGAGCAATTTCATGAACGTGCACCAGTACACAGCTGTCAAATAGTCTTCTACCAGTATAATAATCTCAAAGCAGGTGGGAAAACAAAGTACTCAATTTTCGCATGAACAATTGacacatttcttcctttcctcaaaGTGACTGttaataattactttaaaaaaagtataaCCCAGTCAGCTCCAGATACTACAGTATGCACATAAACTAATCCATATCCAAAGCAGTGACTGGAATTTCTTTTCTTAGTCACAGACTTTGTTCCCAAGTCATGAATGTTTCAACCAGTAACTACTTTTGGGGAAGCTCCTTCCCCACAGACCAAAATTTCCATAGCTGTTAcgtactttaaaaattaattagtaaCAAAGTGTCAAAGTGCTGCTTCCACAAGAAGATGGGTTCAGAGCTGTGAGCTAAATTAGCACAAAGAGGCAGGGGAGAATCTCAGTTTTTTAGTGGAGAAAGTTAAGTATATGACAGCTGTGAGACTGCATGTCAGAATTTGCTGCTCTCATCATACAATTGCTGCGGCAAGAATTATGGATCTTTATCACTTCTCTGGCCACCGTTAACAGATCCAAAGCACCATGTATATGATTTATAATACTAGCATAAGAAAGCTTCAGTTCCTGGGACTAATTTGCTAGATTTCTAAGGGTACTTATGGAACTACAGGAACTTTAAAGAATGAGCGATAAACTGGATTTAGGATTAATACTTTTCATTATAGGGCTCTTAAAATGGTCAGCATGACACTGAACCTGCACTTTAAAAAACACAGCCAACTAAAATCCAAGTATTCTGCCACTATTTCTTGGCAAAACCAGAAACCTTTGTGGttccaaaaggaagaaataaatccGTATGGTTTATACCTTCATGCTCAGCCCTTTTCAGTATTCTACAAGCAAGTAGAATATTGAAgtaagaaacaactttttttttaaaaaataagtctcTAGTCAGTACTTCTTGGCAATGCTGTTTTCCATCTGCCTCAAGCTATCTGTCCCAAGCATGTGTTAGGTTTGTACAATTTAACACCATAAAGCAATCAGTTTCTCAGCATTTCTACTAATAAAACCCAAATTTCAGACTTCTCTGTTAAATagttattttgtggttttaaagtTAGGGGTTTATGCCAGAACATTTTACAAATGAAATCCCAGAACTTTAGTAAtcaaacatttttgtatttatgcAAGATGCAACTTGAGCATCATTTTTCACAAAGACAGACTCTTACAACAAAACCAATAGATTTCTTATGTATATAAAGCATCTTGCAGTAGcaactattttttccttaaattccaATTATCCAAATAAGCATATCAAAGCTTTAAACAGCTTTTAGAACTGTGAAAATTCTACAGTAGTTTAAAGCTATATGTGCATACACCCAAGTTTAGTTATAGTAGTGTAGTGTGATATTTTCAGAGACTGAATTTCAATCTCCCAACTTGATCACATTTCATTCATGATATACATTTGTCATTATATCCTCATAGCACCTAAGAATTACTTCATGTAattctcctttattttattttattctatacataaagaaaaaaatacacaaagcaaaATCCCACAGAAAATACCAGCTTGAAAGCCAAAATTTGTTTTAACTTAACCTACATTCCAGAACAATCACAAACCTCCAAATACTGTGATGCTTTAGCTATAACACAGTGAGAAAGAAGGAATTTCAAGCTCAACTGGCTATTTGCCTTTCTGCATGTAAGCTGAGGTACATATGTGATTCTGTTCATCATACATGTACAAACAGACTATTTTACCACCACTAGCACCTTCTTCCATTTGttgcatttccccccccccccgccccccctccatTATTAGTGTACTTACCTGGTATCTTTGGTCAATTTTAGTGTATAATTTAAGATCAACACCAGAACAAGTTCctgattttataaataattttacacgggaagaaaaataacactccCAAAATAGTTTCATTCATCACATGTCTTTCTCCTACTATCCCAGCCTGTCTATTCACCAAAAATAATTGATGAACAGAGAGTTATGTTCAGAAAACTCAATCTTTAGTTTACAAGTTAAAAAGATGTGAATTATCAGCAAGTATCTTTCACATTAATATACGAGGAAGACACAAAAAGGTAGATCAGGCTGCcacaggaaaacatgaaaatgaagatctctcatttctctctctctctttttttttttttttgtaaaaagaaatcttAGTTCTCAAACCACaatgagcaaaaggaaaaatcagaattttttcattctttggagAACACTGCACCAAGCCAACATTTTCACTTGCAAGTAACTTTTTTATGTTTCAAATCCTATAAAGCCTTAAAGTTTCTCGGGGAACTTTAACACAGCTCAAATTTATCAAAACTACTGATTTGACAAACAAAACACAGGATGTGAGGAACACAAAAATATAAGCGTGTCTACAGACAcctcagaaaacaacaaaattacAGCAACATGTTCATGGAAAAAATTAATAGAAGTTATGCAGTTATGCATGTGAAAATAAACAATAGCATAagattttcagttcatttttggATTCATCTTATCCTCAAGAAAATGAGAGGAATCACTGAACATTAAGAAACAAATTGTATGTTTCCATAAAGCACCAGAGTAGTCATAAAGTAGACTTTAAGAAGCCCATAAAACGGTGGCACTGCTTGCCTCTTTCACGCTATGGTGGATTTCAGATACTACATCAGATGCACAAAGCATGATTTCTCTGACGAACGCTAGATGCAACAGAATAATGCCAGCCCCACATATGCTCTTCctcaaaaatacacattttaaaaaagagatgttAGGTTAATACTAATAAGATCTGAAATAATCTTAGACAGGTACGTATACCCAGGTCTTGAACAATGCTACCACGACTCACTTAAAATTCCATTATTCAATAGAGcttattattaaaataacttaCAAAAATAGGCATTTTCCTATTCATGTACAAAGTGTCTTAAAAGGCTAATTTCATACTTCACTTGGTGTTTAAGTGGTTGCTAACACAGTTACAGGACAGTTCCTATTTATACAAGCAAAAATATAATGAGTATTATTTAAACTATCAGTACCATTTTCCCCTCCTACTGACACCAAAAAAATTCCAACCATGTTAGTTCTTAGATCACTCCAAAGCTGAAACTACTTCAGAGAGCTGAGAGCAGTTTCTGAAGAAGCATATGAGCCTCGGAAGTACATTAgactttaaattattttgcttacAGTGGtttgagagcaaaaaaaaaaaaaaaaaaaaatcagagaaaaagcaTGAAATATGGAATACAAAGTCTACATACATATCAACTGTTACAATGTTAGTGTGTTTTTGTCTTTGCAATTCAGTCCAAATCCAGTTTAAATAGGAAATAATCAGTCAATCAACCcaataacaaaaacataaaatgaaaaacttcaCATTCAGCAGTTATAGAAATTCAGACAGATTAAGATTGGGACAATGTATCAGCTAGAAATACATCATTGAGTATCCGttaagctaataaaaaaaaaatataataattctgTCTATAAAAAAAGACTCATGCTGATGAAGTTACATTACTATTCTGTTTGTACACATTAATTTTGCTGTTAATCCTTCTAAATATCATTCTATTGGATTCTTACTTTTCTTGACTAATACAGGTTAGACATTTGTCTTAAATCCATTGTTCTCTTTTATATCCATAGGCTTTCTACAAGCAAAGGCAAGATGTTTCAAGGAAACATTCAATTTAAGGTAATTCTGTAGAATGGATTATCAATGTACATGAAGCCTTACTCTAGAGAAGGCACAGAATCCTGcaagaatttaatttgaaatcaTGAACTGTACAAACAGAAGTGTAAATACCTGCTATGGTACATCTAAACTTTTAAATAGAGCTTTATTGCTATAAACACATTTAGTAAGTTATTCCAATTTAATCCATCTCTATGAATGTAATACAGTACAAACTGAATTTCACTGTATACAAAAATGTTCACAATGGTcctttaaaatacttctaaacTAGATGtgtaacactttaaaaaaatatgccagtACAGTATCACCGTTACGACTATAGGTACACAATAAGGAGAAGTATAGGTGCCATTCATAGGGTGCAGGCACAGAGGCAACTTCATGTTATCTGGCAAAACACAGTAATATGGGGAGTAACTCTTTTCAGCACTGCTGATATTTATTAAATGACTGAGACTTAAATCCATTTATGAATATTAATCAatgtaaagaacaaaataaaaaaaatgtatggtAACATACATCTTAGTGAAAATGAAACATACAAATCAGGAGAGaactgtatttcttttatatatgtgtatgtgtgtgtatatatatatatgtaaaaccaAAACTACAATAAAGCCTTTCTTCATTAAGACAGCAACAAGACAAAATGTTTACaacttaactttaaaaaaaaaaatcaaatgctttcatttacatGCAGAATACTAAATTTTCCCTTTAAATCAAGTCCTTACAacctattttcttctttccacaaGGGAATCTTACCTATGCAACCcctctgaaagaaaagagaagtgcCAGCACACAACAAAGTTGAGGGAAGTTGCATATATAAATCTCACCTGAACTGAGACTGAAACCACagtctcattttaaaattgtgCTTTGGAAATTATAAAATGCAACGTAAAGCTATTTGATATGTCTTCTTGGGATGACAGGGTAGGGAATCTGTACTTGGCACAGAGTTTCTGTATGCACAACACTAAATACACAAAAATTAAAGCTAGATTAATAAACTATGccaagggtaaaaaaaaatatcttaaattccAAGTTATTAACAATTTCAGTTACGGCTTGTTCATCTCCACCAGAAATCTCTGGAAATGCATCCATCACTCAGCTCAATGGTTACCTCCTATTAATAACACCTACTTGCAAATATCACAAATACCCATTTATTGTAAAAGGTAAAAATCCAGTtcaacaaaagaaacatttacttttgttaaatctgtatttttttccctgatatttTACAATTAAGAACGACAGTTGCTATTTTTATGCAATTCCAGAAATATTTCTACCAATCCATTCTTTATGACCAAGAAGTGGCTTTAACAGACATCCACTCCCAACTTTATTTCAGCTGCCACATTTCACCTTCCTGTTTAAGCCTTTGCCCCCCCTGCTCTAAGTCGATTACAGTTTTGTGTGTCCCAGTTAGTATGTGAACCCAAGACAACATTCCACTTAATACTCAATAGACTAAAGCATTTTGTATCAGAATTTGTTCTCTCCCAAAGACACAAAAGCCCGACTGAAAAACTGACACTTAATTAATACAACATTGTATTTTAACTTAGGAGTATACTACATTTTATGTGATTTCTAAAAAGTTTTCCTCTATTTAACTTGTGTAAATTAACTTCCATGAATAAATACCACATGCAAATCTGGAAACTAAATCTGAGGGTAAATTGAAGAAATGGAACTTGGGCAGATGGGAAAGCCTGCAAGCTTCAATTTTAGTGTAGATGTAGTggcaaattcttttaaaaagggaagactgCTGAAGAGAAACTAATAGGTAGGGTTTTTTCCAATTGTCAAATATAGGGAATCATGGGTAGCTTGAATTCAGAGTCCTCAAAATGGTACATTATATAATGTGATGAATATTTCTAGGTATTTTAAAGCTCTCAGCagtacactgaaaaaaatattatttagcaTGCTATTCTGTAGCTATCTAGACATTTGATGCAGGCAAGACTGCAGATACATGAAATGAAAGAACACATTAGTTTGAGAGCAACCAGAAAAGAAACAATCCTTGTATCATACACGTGTTTACTAGTCTTCAGAAAATAACTTTCCTATCAGAGAGGGGAGGGAATGAAAAATCAAGGTGGAGGGGAACAACTGATCATAAGTCTTATTGAAGATAACACCTGAATTTAGCTAGAAGGAAGAAGATACTGACAGGTCACATTTCATAAAGTAAAGAGCAAAGACCGGCTATATTTCCTGAATTTGAGTAAAACtcaccggaaaaaaaaaaaacaaccaacaaaacaccaCTGTACTCGTGCAAGGACAGCAACTGTATGTACACGTGTTCCCTAAACTGAAATAATCCACATAGGATGTACAAAGGGCTAAACACTGCAGTCCTTACAGaagtagattttaaaatacaaaattagcattttaaaatataagtaaGAAATACAACCATAAATTTCATATTATCTTCTATGATTACAAAGAGAGCAGACTTATCAGTCTGGCTTACTGCTTTTTTTAAGAATTGGTTTAATCGCATTTCTTAAAAACAGCAAACATTAATACCAcctaaaattaaaacacagcatGCAAACTGCAGAAGATAATCACACgagcactccctccctcccaagacCAGTTACCTGTTGTTACTTACCTATGTTCATGTCAGATGCTGCAAGAAGAAAGTGATTCAGTATATATTGCAGGACCATTTAAATGCAGATATTAATGGTGTAAATAATCCCAAACCTAGTTACTTTTAGTAAGTCAGTAACAGTAAAGTTCAAGAACATGAAACAAATGCTCACCTTCTTTAACGATGGCGatactctctctctctgtctcgtTCTCTGTCACGATCTCTGTCACGATCACGATGCCTCTCTCTTTCACGGCTTCTTTCCCGATAATAGTCATCATGACGATCTCTACTGCGCGATTTGTGGCGCCTACTTTTTTCTCGTGACCTACTATGGTCCCTCTCTCTGGATCGCTCACGTCTTctaaaagaaattacttcattaaatttttcttcaaaatacaagCCATTTGCATGCCAATTTTGTATTCTGTTTATGAGTATGAATTTCATCAAAAAAGGATAGGAGAGAAATATCTGTTCAATGTGATGCAGATATGTTTTTGTATATAACGTGAAAGATAGCTGGTATAAAAGGTGATGGCTAAGAACTTAGTTACAGATAGTAAGGTGCACCCACTTTCTAATCTAGCAAGGAAAAGTGAGAAAGTACATACTCAGAATGGAGGACAAGATGGCTGAAATCAGCTGGGGGAATGCACCATACCTCCAATGATCACTACAACATGGCTGCTAATCTGCATACTGAAAGTATATGCCAAAACCAGCTGtctttatgtttttaatattcaAGGCCAACTACACTACTACAGTATCCAAATGAACCAGAGGCTTGGTGTTTGTCCTAACTCTGAAAGGGGCATTAtttaagttttgaaagaaatatcaATCTCCCATGTGTACTAGGTAGAAGAGTCCATGAATTTCAAGTCTACCTACTCTCTATTTTTAGATTGTAGGACAAAGGACAACAGGCAAAAATCATTCTGCCCaacttccccctcccaccccgacTCAAGTGTATTTCTACTGTGGCAAGTGTGGAGAAAATGACttttaagcaaaatgaaaactggCATCAAATATCCTCAACCTTGATTTTCAATAGCAAGTTCTAATAATAGTTATGCACTGGACATCTTAATTGATAAAGGATAATTCTATTTTGAAGTCTACACATTGTGAGAGTACCATGTAGGAAAGGATACTAAATAAAGCTAAGAGTTAAACTTAACCTGGTCAGATCAATTTTGAAACGAGGGTTAATTAGAAGATAGCTAAGTTCAGGAAACCCCTATTTGATTCTTTCCCACACTTCTTGTGCAACTCAGCAAATCATTAAGCTTCTTACATGACTTAATTTCTTCTCTGTGAGCTAGTCCTGCACTACACCTCCCATCTTGTAAGTAACAGCAGATGGAAGAGGAAAGTTTTACCTGGATCCAGAACCATAAGACTTGGACTCAATTCCATGAAGGCAGTCCTGAAGAGAGCTAATAAGTACTTTACAGCGATCATCCGCAGATACTTTGGACTGTTTAATTAAGGAAATTGCAGTTACCAAGGTCTCTATAGCACTTCCATAGTCACCTGAAAATTATATAAGATCATGATCAGAAAATTATGCAAATTAAAGCAAAGATTTATATCTGTAATAGTATTACCATTCAAGCATCTTCTATTCAACAGCCATCCAGATAATTTACTGTAGAAccaaatattaaaatactgtCCAGATCAGTCCTCAGAATGCATTCTCAGAAACTAGTAATTGGAGCACAGTACAAAATCAGTCATAGGTTGCACCTAAATCCAGCTTCCCATTAGGAAAATGTGGCTTCAGGGCTGCAAGTTTCCTCACAGAAAAACTATGAACTCTTTTGAGCTGGGTAGAATAGCAAACACATTGAGTTTTACTAACCAGCACTGGCATCTGATACAGCTCTCGAAATGGCACTGCTTGAGATCGCCCTATTTCTATTCATGATTTCTTCAAATTCTGCTTCACTTAGAGGTGTCCTTGCAGCATCCATTTCTCTGCAAGCAATAAAACTAGTATTTAACAGATTAAGAAAAACTTACGAAGATATCATTGCAGTTTTAACAATCCAAGTTTGCAACTTTAAGCAAAgtgacaaacagaaaagaaagcggGATCTgggtttcgttttgtttttttttttttttttgttaaggacCATGTTACAGTATAAAATcctgaaagctaaaaaaaaaaaggtaaaaaacaatTAAGACATTGCTGTTgtgctttacaaatatttataatttGCATAAAATCCTTGAAGTAAGTAGATATTATCCCAATTGAATGGATGTGGAAAAACATGTACATAGGCAATGCGACTTTGAGCAAAATTAGAGATCATTTTTATAACAATACTGGAATTAGAACTATATGATCCTGTTTCCCAGATCTTAACTAAGACCAGAATGCTGTAACTTATGAAAAGCAAACATAATCTATCATCTTTAAAACACTCGATTTTCTGAATGATACTTCAACATTTTGCAGctaattttgcttgtttgtttttttaatttctggtcaAGTTCAAGGTGCTCCAATTTGATCTCCAAACTGGTCACGGTAAGGAGGAAGCAATAAAGCAGAATCCTCACACTCATTacacttttgttttacttttaattgTTAGCTACCTATATAGGGTTTCCAAAGTAACAGAAGTCAGCCTATACAACAATTTTCCCAAAAGTTTTGCAGTGTCCTATTAGCCAGTCTCTGTATCACATAGAAAATTTTGAGAAATGTGTTAGAGAAACGTTGAGACTGTTAAACTGGCCCACTGCTTGATATTTCTAGAACAGTGTTAGTTCTTCTGgtagaaagaaaatgcagaataaataatAAGCAATGCTATCCTCTTAATTGCAAGAAGTGGAACAAGATCCTATAGCCAGTTTAGCATAAGAGGAAATGTCTAAAAATTCATACCTCCCTGAGTTTTGAGTATTATTTTTCGTGTGCCTCCCATAGAATGGAATATGTAATTTTTCTCTTATGGACATGTTATTTCCAGTGAAACGCCTATGATATATAATTAATGACAATTTAAATAGTTATGGATGATAGTTTTAAcattattaatgaaaatactggACAGTAAGTTAATACTGTCCTATTcccactccttccctccccagacaTTCTATAAACTGCAGACAACCTCAATCCTGTCcatcaaaaaaacaaccaacacctTATCGGTTTATCATATTGCAGGCAAGTAAGCCAAATGCTTGAATGTCTATAGTTTCTGTATGAACATACTATACACAGATGCGTggagttttttttaaactttgtgatAAAAGAAGTATCGAAGCAAACTGTCTTTGCAGAACATTTTAAGCAAGTGTCTCTCATGCTAGCAGTAAAATCACAACTGAAAAATCCAAATGTAACTGTAAAAAGTGTCCTTCTTACAATTTATCCCAAAATCTTCTGTGACAAATACAAATATGATGACAATCAAGAAACAGCAGCAAGACAGAGATGCTTGAAAGCACAGATGAAAAAGATGTTTCAAACAAGGTGTGAAAAACTTGACAATTCAAGTCAGAGAGACTCAAGAACTCCGTCCCAGATCAGATTAACCATAGGAAAAGCCGCTGCTACAAACACAGCAAGACTGCACCAAATAAGCAGAAGCCTCTTGACAGGAAAGGAAGATAAAAGTCTTGCAGTTAACTCATGCCTGGCTTTTGAGACAAAGACTAACTTTGAATTGAATCCTGAAGAAAAAAGGGacaagcagagctgctgaaagatgaTAATGGTATGAGCTTGGCACAGCACTGTACTTAACATACGCACATATTCAAAAAGGAGAACTCCACAGCATTCTAAAAAGACAGCTCACAAAGCATGATGGTAAAGGTACACGTCAGAATTTCAAGTTAAGACAGAAGCACAAGCAGAAGCTGCTGCACAAGAAGTGATATATAAGTTTACATGTAGAACACATGGAATGATGACACTGCCAAATACAAACTGAAGACAAACAGTTCAGAGCTGAAAAAGGGAAACTGAAATTACTGGTGTTGCATTTCAGGATTTTCACACTGTTACCAACATGTTTCTGAGAGATATTTCACTGAAAGaagtgaaaaggggaaaataagatgACTGTTGGGATCCCTTCCAGTCATATTGTTCATTATTTCTAACATTTgcattaaaagggaaaataaatgcttcctaCAAGAGGAGTAAAATCTGCTACCGAGCACATTGCACCAAAAGCACTCACCTTCCAGGCGGCCCATAGTCACCTCTGTCATATGGTGGAGGTCGGCCATACGGATCTGTTGGAGGTGGGCCACGGCTGTCTGAAGTAGGTATGCCACTATTGGCAGGTGGGGGGAAGAAAGCTGGATTCACATGTGGTGCAGGTGGTGGAGCACCTGGAGGTGGCCCAGGGAGATGTGGAGGAGGAGCAAGAGTTAGGGGTGGCCCAAGAGGGCCAGGTGGACGAGGGGGAAATGGACCCGGAGGTGGAGGTGGACCCTGCTGAGGTGGTGGCGGACCTGGTGGTGGCCCATAGCCTGGAACTGGTGGTGGAGGGCCTGGAGGAAGTGGCCCAAGTGGAGGCTGACCAAAAGGCTGTCCTGGAAACAGAACTGGTGGTGGTGGACGGTCACCACGATTAGGAGGTCCAGCTAATGGAGGTGGGAGGACCTGACCAGGAGGTGGAGGACCTGGTGGGCCTGGCGGGCCAGGAGGACCTAAAGGTGGACGTGGGGGAGTTTGTCCAGCTAGAaagatggggggggaaaaaaaaaaaaaaaaaagacttaataaatataaagaaataaaagactcagcaaaataattaataattcttgcatttttaaaaatattaaaaaccacaaaaaagccaaaaccaacccTCACTTAAAAATTTGCAACTTACATAAGACATGCATGGTCCCACTTTGGGTCCAGTAGCTTAGAAAATTTTTAACAGTTGCTTGACTATCAATATCTAAAGAGAACAACATTAATTTGAAAACTGACAACTCGCCCCCCGGCCCCAATCACTTAATCACCTGCTATTGTTACCAAAACCCCTAAAAGCTTACAAAAACTAGAAAACATTGCATCCTGCTTACACCTGCAGCTAGTCTTTCATATGGGGCATAAGatacaatataaattaaaaatacaggaaaaactaTATTGGAGAAGGTAAGGTAAATGCAGTATCCAAATCTACTTTCAGGTCCTCattagtgttttttttaatttgaccatGTCCCTTTGACTGTTGTAGATGATTTACAACTGAatgacatttattaaaaatactacAGCTGAAATAAGAACTTCACTGCAATGTAAACCTGATTGTTTAAGAGTTTTCTCCCCTCAAGGGATACCTGACTAAACACAAACACCTCCTCTTCAAATTTGTGGTATTCTAAGCGACAACTAACTGACCCATCAGTGGGTGTGAATCAAAGCTGAATTTCTGATGATGTGCAAACTTGTAAGGCATTAATGAAAAGAGTTACTTTATGCTCTGCAACAAAGGCATTCTCATCCTGTATAGCAAATCAGAAAATCTGAACTACACTGCACTAAAGACAAGACTACTTGCTAACATGATCTTAAATTTTTTCATGCTTCAAAAATATGCACACTGACACATTATAAAGAATGTCTCTAAAAAATGTTATTATACTGCTATGAAATTTAGGAAGTACAACTCCCTGTTTGAGTATCAACAAAGAAATATTGTTGAATCCTACAATCAAGCTGTGAACACTGATTATAGCACATTACTGAATTGCCTTGATCTTTATCATTTCCCAAAGAAGCATGCCATATTAACAAAAGAAAACTCAAATGAAACTGAAACTCCACCTATGAATTATTTTACCTGGGAAGGGTGGTGGTGGCCCTCCTGGCCCTGCTGGTCCAGGGAATCTGTCTCCACCTGGAATGGCACCTGGAAAACGACCTCGCCCTCTATTACTAGGTGGAAATGCTGCTCTTGAGCTTCCTCCTGGGGGACCAGCTTTACCTTCCCCAGACATCTGGCCAGATTGTGTGGCTGCAATGGAAAAGCAAAAGTGTAATTACATAAATCGAAACAGGTTAAAGCTTTTCAACACTTGATTTAAAGTTTTATGCAGTGGTAAAGCATGACCTTAGGAGCACCAACTTATTCCTCAGTACTCAAACCCAAAGCATTTGCGGAGGAAAAAGCGCTTTGCTAAAATACAGCAGTGTTCCAGTATGCTCCACAGTAATGCAATAGCATCTGGGGAGACTGTCAGTCCTCCTTTTAATGCAGCCTAAGGCCGATATTAGGACTGGGAACCACAAGACGATGTGCTGGAGGAAAGTACAAGACAGGATCTCTTTTCCCCATTCTGCCATAAGCGCAGCCTATTCAGAAATCAGAATTTAGTCCAGTTTGTCTACAAATGTTAAATTTCTAAATGctcttgtgctttttttaaaaattacatccACACAAAATTGAGAAATCTTCTCCAACTGTAAGACAAGAGTTTCACCAAGGTGTAACCTTCTTACAGTGAGTGTTATCTCTTGCCAAAACAGCAGCTCTTCAGCgtattaagtgattttttttatttaagaggaTCATCTTTGTTTAAAGATACAACTTCATTCACCTGGACTAGGAGATTTTATAGCTATTTTAAACTACATAGAAATTATCAGATGCTGAGAGAAAAACTGCTATACTACTTTCGATATAAACTTCTGTTTTTTCAAGACAGCACATAAGAAAGGCTTAC contains these protein-coding regions:
- the CPSF6 gene encoding cleavage and polyadenylation specificity factor subunit 6 isoform X4 is translated as MADGVDHIDIYADVGEEFNQEAEYGGHDQIDLYDDVISPSANNGDAPEDRDYMDSLPPSVGDDVGKGAAPNVVYTYTGKRIALYIGNLTWWTTDEDLTEAVHSLGVNDILEIKFFENRANGQSKGFALVGVGSEASSKKLMDLLPKRELHGQNPVVTPCNKQFLSQFEMQSRKTTQSGQMSGEGKAGPPGGSSRAAFPPSNRGRGRFPGAIPGGDRFPGPAGPGGPPPPFPAGQTPPRPPLGPPGPPGPPGPPPPGQVLPPPLAGPPNRGDRPPPPVLFPGQPFGQPPLGPLPPGPPPPVPGYGPPPGPPPPQQGPPPPPGPFPPRPPGPLGPPLTLAPPPHLPGPPPGAPPPAPHVNPAFFPPPANSGIPTSDSRGPPPTDPYGRPPPYDRGDYGPPGREMDAARTPLSEAEFEEIMNRNRAISSSAISRAVSDASAGDYGSAIETLVTAISLIKQSKVSADDRCKVLISSLQDCLHGIESKSYGSGSRRERSRERDHSRSREKSRRHKSRSRDRHDDYYRERSRERERHRDRDRDRDRERDREREYRHR